CCTCATCGCTATGGACTTGTCTGGACTGTGTCTGACCCTGGTTACCCCCACTAGACCTCATCCTGACCTGCAGCTCGTCCTGGGACCTGCCTCATCATCATGAACATGCTTGATGATCTGGACTCTCTCTGAACTTGGTGACTGTCGCTGAGTCTGCTCTGCTTGCCTCTCAGGTACTGTGGCTGTTGAGAGAGCTGTGTTGCTGGCCACCTGATCCTGGTCAGCCCCCAACCCTTAAGACCTTCTGCTTCCTGATAGTGGTCTGTGTATACAACACAAAATGGAGACAATGCAAAGCCCGGCATGCTAGGTGAGATTTCTGAGCATTCATGCTCATCTTGTCTTTACCATTTCAGACGCATTTCCTGCAGTAGTCCAGCCCCTGAGAGCACCCCTGTATAAATGTGGAACCTGGAGGAGCCTGAAAGCCCCTGTAGGCTGCAGGCAGGTGACAAGAAGAAACAGACCACAACCTGTGTCTTAGGGCCCCCTGATGAAATGCTTCCAATTTTACATGGACTTCACATCACTTGAGCCCTGCGCATAAACAGTCCATGTCCCAGGCCCCCACTATCTCTGGGGCATGGCTGGGCACAGGTCCATCCATGCTGTTGCTGGGTGTGCATAGCTCCATCCCATTAATGGAAGAGGAGGAACTGATGGTGAATGTGATAACCAGTGGCAGGTTTGGGTGTAGTGGTCAGGAAACAGTGGTCTGCAAGATagtgaaaggagaggaaaaggtgaGTAGTGATATGCAGACTCTGGTCTTCACCCTCTACAGGGATCTGGTAAGTGGGGTCCTGTGGGAGGCGGCTCTGAAGAGTAGAGGagctcagcagagctggcaggtcTTTAAGTACAAGATCTTCCAAGTCCATCCCAATAATCAGGTACACAAGTAGATGTACTGGGAGATGGGTTTGGGTAAACTGGGAATGAAACTCATGACTGAGCTCCGGTATGAAGGAGGTGGAAGCATGGACAGGTCATGAAGGAGAAATCTGGAAGTGTTACCTGGGCTTGTAGGAACAATATTAGGAAAACCAAAGCTCAGTTTGTTGAGATGCGTGAGGAACATCAGCTCTTCTATAACTATAGTTACAGAAGTATATAACTATATTATAGAAGTACTACTttaaagaatcatagaatcatttaggttggaaaagaccttcaagatcattgagtccaaccatagTTATAGAAGTTAGTTATAGAAGATCTGATGTTCCTCATGCATCTCAACAAACTCCTTTAGTTGTAGAAggctgaagaaggaagacaaatgGTCGTGGACCTGGACAAAGCTGAGGTACTCCGGGCTGCCTTTGCCTTGGTCTTCGCCAACAAGGTCTCCCAGGCCGTGTCCCTGGAGGCAGGATTCAAAGAGAATAACCAGCGGTGGATGAGGGTCAGGGTGGTTATTGCTTGGAGAGCTTGGCCCATAAAAATTGGGGAGCCCAGAGAGGCTGCGTCCAAGGGTGCTGAGAGCTGGCCACGGGTACTGCCCGACGTCCTCGCAAGGCCACTTGCAGCATCACGGAGCATGTTCCCGGGCAGACGGAGAAGCAGGAGGTGGTGTGGTTAGGCAGCCCGGGCTGAGAAGGGGTAAACCCACCCTGACCAACTCCTGCGACCGGACCGTGGGATTTCTGGGCGAGGGCAGAGCACCGACGCCATTCACCTCGGAGGCAGATCTGGCAGCACCTCCGGGCGGTGGGATGAGAGGGTTCGGGATAGAGGGGGCGAGGACCCCCTGGATGTGGGCAGCAAGCGGCGCCAGCCCTCGCCTCCCCTCAGCAGGGAGCGGGGCGGGCTGAGAGACGCCTGCGGCAGGGCGGGAACCCCAACGGCTGCCGGCGAGGGGGCGGGGCGTGCTgcggccccgcccccctcccgcGGAGTATAAGGCGGGGTGGCGGCGGGCAGGAGCGGGTCCCGCCGGGGCGGCCATGGCGGCGCTGcgctgcctcctgctgctgctgtgcggCGCCGCGCTGGGGCCCGCCGTCCACCTCGACTTCGCCGAGCACCGCAGCCAGGCGGCCAAGATCAAGGTCAACCCCCGCGGCAACCTCTGGGCCACAGGTTAGCGGGGGCGCGGACACGCGTGTCGTGGAGGAGCTGTGGTACGGCGGGCTGTGCAGGGCACCCTCTGCCTCCCTGTGGGGACCCCCCTCGGTACCCCGCGGTGCGGAGGGGAACGCTGAGAGGCTTGGGCTCGGCGGGACCCGTGGCGGGCAGGAGAAGACCAGGGCAGGGATGAGGCAACCTCCTCCCACACCTCCCGGTGACAGGTCCGGCACCGCTTTAACCCCAGGGACCCTGTCAGCAGGAGGGGGAAGTTCCCCCAAAGTCCCCTGCGGAACAAGGGCTTGGGGTTTCTGGGTTTCTCCTCGTTTTCCTGTACTTGGCTAATTTAGGCATTCGGTTCGCTCAGTTGCTTCTCGTTGACTTGCACTGGCATGAGGCAGCAGGTGACAGCTTAGCCGGAGcccctgcctttccctccccacaGGTGCTTGTGTGGTCGGACACACAAGTGCGTTGTATTGCAGGTCACTTCATGGGGAAGAAGAGCGTCACGGGCTCCCCACGCCTGGAGTCGCCAGAGGAGCCTGCAGTGCCCATGGTCTTCGGTCCCTCTCTCAGAGCCTTGCTGGAGGACATGATGGAACTGCTTACCCGTGAGCTCCTGAAAATCCTCTTGCAAGAGAGACTTTTGGATGAGAACCAAGGAAAATATGACCTCGCTGACCAGGTGAATATTGGTTAAGATGGATAGAGATGCtcagagcagggaggtggtggagaTGTTAATCTGCAACAGCCAGCCTTGCTGGAGTTGGGAGCATCTGCACGGCTGCTGGAGGTGTATTCCCCACCTTTCTGCTCCTGTTAACCCTCCTTAAACCACTTCGTAAGACCAGCCACAAAGGGGCAGAGGAGAAGTCTCCCTAGGCTTGTGTCTAGGTGGGCAGTGGCTAATAGTCCCAAATGCTTGGGAAGGGCACGAGGATGAGCAAGGTGTGCCGTGGTGGAACTGTGGCAGTGGTGATCTCCAGTCCAGGGGCTGTTAAGCATCTGGGTCTTCCTCGGCCAGATGCAGAAGGGGATGGCTGGTCACTGTGGCTGCAGTGAAGAA
This DNA window, taken from Haliaeetus albicilla chromosome 12, bHalAlb1.1, whole genome shotgun sequence, encodes the following:
- the NMB gene encoding neuromedin-B isoform X6; amino-acid sequence: MAALRCLLLLLCGAALGPAVHLDFAEHRSQAAKIKVNPRGNLWATGHFMGKKSVTGSPRLESPEEPAVPMVFGPSLRALLEDMMELLTRELLKILLQERLLDENQGKYDLADQETGLLTKVLEKYFSN
- the NMB gene encoding neuromedin-B isoform X3 encodes the protein MAALRCLLLLLCGAALGPAVHLDFAEHRSQAAKIKVNPRGNLWATGHFMGKKSVTGSPRLESPEEPAVPMVFGPSLRALLEDMMELLTRELLKILLQERLLDENQGKYDLADQAQVEQSCRDVSLSGTDCSSAFLTRYQQTKLKGRRGL
- the NMB gene encoding neuromedin-B isoform X1 produces the protein MAALRCLLLLLCGAALGPAVHLDFAEHRSQAAKIKVNPRGNLWATGHFMGKKSVTGSPRLESPEEPAVPMVFGPSLRALLEDMMELLTRELLKILLQERLLDENQGKYDLADQAQVEQSCRDVSLSGTDCSSAFLTRYQQTKETGLLTKVLEKYFSN
- the NMB gene encoding neuromedin-B isoform X5, which translates into the protein MAALRCLLLLLCGAALGPAVHLDFAEHRSQAAKIKVNPRGNLWATGHFMGKKSVTGSPRLESPEEPAVPMVFGPSLRALLEDMMELLTRELLKILLQERLLDENQGKYDLADQRSAESGPEAALAPEAQPSGYISVGW
- the NMB gene encoding neuromedin-B isoform X4 — translated: MAALRCLLLLLCGAALGPAVHLDFAEHRSQAAKIKVNPRGNLWATGHFMGKKSVTGSPRLESPEEPAVPMVFGPSLRALLEDMMELLTRELLKILLQERLLDENQGKYDLADQVEQSCRDVSLSGTDCSSAFLTRYQQTKLKGRRGL
- the NMB gene encoding neuromedin-B isoform X2, with amino-acid sequence MAALRCLLLLLCGAALGPAVHLDFAEHRSQAAKIKVNPRGNLWATGHFMGKKSVTGSPRLESPEEPAVPMVFGPSLRALLEDMMELLTRELLKILLQERLLDENQGKYDLADQVEQSCRDVSLSGTDCSSAFLTRYQQTKETGLLTKVLEKYFSN